The following coding sequences are from one Caloranaerobacter sp. TR13 window:
- the pilM gene encoding type IV pilus assembly protein PilM codes for MFTKEVISIDIGTRYIKIAIGKEKNNTIIINNFFKLDTPTNSIRDGNILDLNSIKSLISSKILKEKIKAKRTIVTVQSSSIIKRELILPKVKEEELDSIVNIEIEQYLPIMLSDYLIDYKVLEEIEEDNAKKVRILVVIAPKALVERYLKLIKELNLKPYVLDINSNVISKLFSSNMLINGENYSLDKTVAFIDLGNEQINVNIISRGILSFSRLINNGGKELDINIANSFNLNLTEAEKRKIETLDLFKNEINMTSTQVLNNIAANTIDIWIEEIEKIFNYYTSRSLGNKIDCIYLYGGSSNIKGIEDYFTKRLNLTTKKISDISLVKINDEIKDKEISNFLNSVSAIIRR; via the coding sequence TTGTTTACTAAAGAAGTTATTTCAATCGATATAGGAACAAGATATATTAAAATTGCTATAGGTAAAGAAAAAAATAACACGATTATTATAAATAATTTTTTTAAACTTGATACACCTACAAACTCTATTAGAGATGGAAATATACTAGATTTAAATTCTATCAAAAGTTTAATTAGTAGTAAAATACTAAAAGAAAAGATTAAAGCTAAAAGAACAATTGTTACAGTGCAAAGTTCATCTATAATAAAAAGGGAATTAATATTACCTAAAGTTAAAGAAGAAGAACTTGATTCTATTGTTAATATTGAAATAGAACAATATTTACCCATTATGCTAAGCGATTATTTAATTGATTATAAAGTATTAGAGGAAATTGAAGAAGATAATGCCAAAAAGGTTAGAATACTAGTTGTTATAGCTCCAAAAGCTTTAGTTGAAAGATACTTAAAATTAATAAAAGAATTAAATTTAAAGCCGTATGTTTTAGACATTAATTCAAATGTAATATCTAAGTTGTTTAGTTCAAATATGTTAATAAATGGCGAAAATTACAGTTTGGATAAGACTGTTGCTTTTATAGATTTAGGTAATGAACAAATTAATGTAAACATTATCTCAAGAGGAATTTTGTCTTTTAGCAGATTAATAAATAATGGAGGTAAAGAATTAGATATAAATATTGCAAATTCATTTAATTTAAATCTTACCGAAGCAGAAAAAAGAAAAATTGAAACATTAGATTTATTTAAAAATGAAATAAATATGACATCTACACAGGTTCTTAATAATATTGCTGCAAATACTATAGATATTTGGATAGAAGAGATTGAAAAAATATTTAATTATTATACAAGCAGAAGTTTAGGAAATAAAATAGATTGTATATATCTATATGGAGGTAGTTCTAATATAAAGGGGATAGAGGACTACTTTACAAAGAGATTAAATTTAACTACAAAAAAGATTTCTGATATAAGCTTAGTAAAAATAAACGATGAGATAAAAGATAAAGAAATTTCAAATTTTTTAAATAGTGTAAGTGCTATTATTAGAAGATAG
- a CDS encoding type II secretion system F family protein translates to MPVYRYKAVTFDGKKVHGQYNANSKIEVINMLKSDNIYPIEIEEVIGSKDIKDLKIFNRIKIKDIAVFCRQFYTMLNSGVTIVNCLEVLRNQTENKKLKKTLGQIFESVQKGMTLSESLKSHRDVFPELLINMVEAGEVSGNLDTIMDRMAIHYEKENKISNKIKSAMVYPIILSTVATVVVVFLLTVVMPTFVSMFQQSGAMLPAPTLILLGISDIIKSYWYLIIALITILTYFFKKYYETEKGRMQIDKLKLRIPIFNNLIRKITTSRFTRTLSTLLSSGVPLIKALEIVSKIVGNKVVEEGLNLVKDEVRRGLDLASPIEKLGLFPPMVVSMIRIGEESGSLDEILDNTASFYDDEVEASLQKLTSLIEPIMIIIMALIVGFIVISMVLPMFDMINTVRF, encoded by the coding sequence ATGCCCGTCTATAGATATAAAGCAGTTACTTTTGATGGTAAGAAGGTACACGGACAATATAATGCAAATTCAAAGATAGAAGTTATTAATATGTTAAAATCAGATAATATATATCCAATTGAGATTGAGGAAGTAATTGGCAGTAAGGATATAAAAGATTTAAAAATATTTAATAGAATAAAAATCAAAGATATTGCTGTATTTTGCAGACAATTTTATACAATGCTAAATTCAGGAGTTACTATTGTAAATTGCTTAGAAGTACTTAGAAATCAAACTGAAAATAAAAAATTGAAAAAAACTTTAGGACAAATTTTTGAGTCAGTACAAAAAGGAATGACATTATCTGAGTCTTTAAAGAGTCATAGAGATGTATTTCCAGAGTTATTGATAAATATGGTTGAAGCAGGAGAAGTAAGTGGTAATTTAGATACGATAATGGACAGAATGGCGATACATTATGAAAAAGAAAATAAAATTAGTAATAAAATAAAAAGCGCAATGGTATATCCAATAATCTTAAGTACTGTAGCAACAGTGGTAGTAGTTTTTTTATTAACAGTAGTAATGCCTACTTTTGTATCAATGTTTCAACAGAGTGGTGCAATGTTACCTGCTCCAACGCTGATTTTATTAGGGATTAGTGATATTATAAAAAGCTATTGGTATTTAATTATAGCATTAATTACAATTTTAACATATTTTTTTAAAAAGTATTATGAGACTGAAAAAGGAAGAATGCAAATTGATAAGTTAAAACTAAGAATTCCTATTTTTAATAACTTAATAAGAAAGATTACTACGAGTAGATTTACAAGGACTTTATCAACATTATTATCTAGTGGAGTTCCACTGATAAAGGCTTTAGAAATAGTTTCAAAAATAGTTGGTAATAAAGTAGTAGAAGAAGGGTTAAATTTAGTTAAAGATGAAGTTAGAAGAGGATTGGACTTAGCATCACCCATAGAAAAATTGGGGCTTTTTCCACCAATGGTTGTATCTATGATAAGAATTGGAGAAGAATCGGGTTCTCTTGATGAAATATTGGACAACACTGCAAGTTTTTACGATGATGAGGTTGAAGCTTCTCTACAGAAGCTGACTTCACTAATAGAACCAATTATGATTATTATTATGGCATTAATAGTAGGCTTTATTGTAATTTCAATGGTACTGCCTATGTTTGATATGATTAATACTGTAAGGTTCTAA
- a CDS encoding type II secretion system protein has product MIKAINKRIRNKKGFTLVELIVVIAVLGIISAIAVPRFVGIQEEAKKKADVATARSLAKATELAIAKGDIEIPDNNDNTVNIQSDLVGKNYLDSKPVPQSVNNKEFVIIVNESGKIRVGIGTINNGSGTIDTELYPDTDSNYSN; this is encoded by the coding sequence ATGATAAAGGCTATAAATAAAAGAATAAGAAATAAAAAGGGATTTACTTTAGTTGAGCTAATTGTTGTAATAGCTGTTTTGGGTATAATATCAGCGATAGCTGTACCTAGATTTGTAGGTATTCAAGAAGAGGCAAAGAAAAAAGCAGATGTTGCTACTGCTAGAAGTTTAGCTAAAGCAACTGAATTAGCTATTGCTAAAGGTGATATAGAAATTCCTGATAATAATGACAATACAGTAAATATTCAATCTGATTTAGTAGGAAAAAACTATTTGGATTCAAAACCAGTACCTCAATCAGTAAATAATAAGGAGTTTGTAATTATAGTTAATGAATCAGGTAAAATAAGAGTAGGGATAGGTACAATTAATAATGGTAGTGGTACAATAGATACAGAGCTTTATCCTGATACTGATTCTAACTATAGTAATTAA
- a CDS encoding PilN domain-containing protein — translation MKDINLFSHYVNNKKIYKKKLFSICIIAVAIFILLTTITFINIYKIRSLKSEIKMLEDYLKSQNTKEKLAEIEKRSNRFKIMQQYYNTLVEINKELEDQDIINTNFLEKITSTLPKDVYLNVMNVSLDNLQIQGVADSRISIAKLQHNLRELGLFSKVVVININEEKGQNRFVFSLKCVLKGSEGK, via the coding sequence ATGAAAGATATAAATTTATTTTCTCATTACGTCAACAATAAGAAGATTTATAAAAAAAAGTTATTTTCTATATGCATAATAGCTGTGGCAATATTTATATTACTAACTACAATAACTTTTATTAATATATACAAAATCAGAAGCTTAAAAAGTGAAATAAAAATGTTAGAAGACTACTTGAAATCTCAAAATACTAAAGAAAAGTTAGCTGAAATAGAAAAGAGAAGTAATAGATTTAAAATTATGCAACAATATTATAATACTTTAGTAGAAATCAACAAGGAGTTGGAAGATCAAGATATTATAAATACAAATTTTTTAGAAAAAATTACTTCTACTTTACCTAAGGATGTATATTTAAATGTTATGAATGTAAGCTTAGATAATTTACAAATACAAGGAGTTGCAGACTCTAGAATTTCTATTGCTAAATTACAACATAATCTAAGAGAACTAGGTTTGTTTAGCAAAGTAGTAGTAATAAATATAAACGAAGAAAAAGGACAGAATAGATTTGTTTTTTCACTAAAATGTGTTTTAAAGGGAAGTGAAGGTAAATGA
- a CDS encoding A24 family peptidase — translation MVLLISMVGLIIGSFLNVCIYRIPKRESIVYPPSHCTSCNTRLKFFDLIPVFSYLLNKGRCRYCGENISLQYPFIELLNGLIYLLLFYKFGFGFDLIRYLFLTSLLVVISFIDYKHQIIPDSVLLFGFFITFIFKLLYYSKVELLNSILGLLIGGLIFLIIAIVSHGGMGGGDIKLIALLGFFFGLKHLLLLMFLSFLIGAFFSIMLLLLRIKDRKDFIPFGPFISIAAIITIFYGDVLISYYINYFFNYMG, via the coding sequence ATGGTTTTATTAATAAGTATGGTAGGCCTAATTATAGGTTCATTTCTTAATGTATGCATATATAGAATACCAAAAAGAGAATCAATAGTTTATCCGCCTTCTCATTGTACAAGCTGTAATACAAGGTTAAAATTTTTTGATTTGATACCTGTATTTAGTTATTTGTTAAATAAAGGTAGGTGCAGATACTGTGGGGAAAATATCTCCCTACAGTATCCATTTATAGAATTGCTTAATGGATTAATTTATCTGTTGCTATTTTACAAATTTGGGTTTGGCTTTGATTTAATACGATATTTATTTTTGACAAGTTTGCTTGTAGTAATTAGTTTTATTGATTATAAACACCAAATTATTCCTGACAGTGTTTTATTATTTGGCTTTTTTATTACATTTATTTTTAAATTATTATATTATTCTAAAGTGGAATTATTAAATAGTATTTTAGGCCTATTGATTGGTGGATTAATATTTCTAATTATTGCAATTGTATCTCATGGAGGAATGGGTGGCGGAGATATTAAGCTTATTGCATTATTAGGATTTTTCTTTGGTTTGAAACATTTACTTTTATTAATGTTTTTATCTTTCCTAATTGGTGCATTTTTTTCTATTATGCTGTTGTTGCTAAGAATTAAAGACAGGAAGGATTTCATACCATTTGGACCGTTTATTTCTATTGCTGCTATTATTACAATATTTTATGGTGATGTTTTAATTTCATATTATATAAATTACTTTTTTAATTATATGGGGTGA